The nucleotide window CAAGCTATAACCGGAGTCTGGACTTCGAAACATTCAGAAGAATTAAAGAGAGGAATGACGATAAAACTTGGATATGCTGAAGCAAATGTTGGTCTTTGCGGGAACTGTCCCCTACCTGATGCGTATGTTACTGAACCCTCCTGTGCACATTGTGGAAGTACTGAAGAACCTAAGTTCTTAAGGAAGGTATCATTTATAGATGCACCAGGTCACGAAGTCCTAATGGCGACAATGTTGTCAGGAGCTGCTTTAATGGATGGTGCCATTTTAGTAGTTGCTGCAAATGAACCATTTCCACAACCTCAAACTAGGGAACATTTTTTTGCATTAGGTATAATAAACATAAAAAACATAATAATAGTACAAAATAAAGTTGATGTAGTATCTAAAGAAGAGGCTATAAAGCAGTATAATCAAATAAAGGAATTTCTAAAAGGTACGTGGGCTGAAGGGGCTCCTATAATTCCAGTAAGCGCTCTTCATAAGATAAATATAGATGCATTGATCGAGGCTATACAAAAATATATTCCTACTCCAGAACGTGATCTAAGCAAACCCCCAATAATGCTCGTAATAAGAAGCTTTGATGTAAATAAGCCAGGTACGTCGTATAATGAATTGAAAGGTGGAGTACTTGGAGGGAGCGTCATACAAGGTAAAATTGAAGTTGGTGACGAAATAAAAGTCTTACCTGGAATAAGGATAGAAAAAGGCGGTGGAAAAGCTGAATATGAACCGCTATATTCTAAGGTCACATCTATTAGGTTTTCAGATCTAGAAGTTAAGGAAGCAAAACCGGGTGGATTAATGGCTATAGGAACTGAACTAGACCCTTCATATGTTAAAGCTGATAGTTTAGTAGGTAGTGTAGTAGTTAAAGCTAATTATGATGTACCGGTACTTTTCGAAATGACAATTGAAGACTATCAACTTCTTGAGAGAGTGGTCGGGAGCAAGGATCTAGTAAAGGTAGATAATTTAAAACCTAAGGAAACAATCATGATCACAGTAGGTTCATCTACTACCTTAGGCGTTATAAAATCAATAAAGGCAAACAGAATAGAAGTAGAATTAAAGAGACCTATAGTGGCATGGGATAAAGGATTAAGGGCAGTTATAAGCAGACAAATAGGTGGTAGATGGAGATTAGTAGGATGGGGACTGATCAGCTATTAAAA belongs to Stygiolobus caldivivus and includes:
- a CDS encoding translation initiation factor IF-2 subunit gamma encodes the protein MPWPQVQPEVNIGVVGHVDHGKTTLVQAITGVWTSKHSEELKRGMTIKLGYAEANVGLCGNCPLPDAYVTEPSCAHCGSTEEPKFLRKVSFIDAPGHEVLMATMLSGAALMDGAILVVAANEPFPQPQTREHFFALGIINIKNIIIVQNKVDVVSKEEAIKQYNQIKEFLKGTWAEGAPIIPVSALHKINIDALIEAIQKYIPTPERDLSKPPIMLVIRSFDVNKPGTSYNELKGGVLGGSVIQGKIEVGDEIKVLPGIRIEKGGGKAEYEPLYSKVTSIRFSDLEVKEAKPGGLMAIGTELDPSYVKADSLVGSVVVKANYDVPVLFEMTIEDYQLLERVVGSKDLVKVDNLKPKETIMITVGSSTTLGVIKSIKANRIEVELKRPIVAWDKGLRAVISRQIGGRWRLVGWGLISY